One stretch of Natranaerovirga pectinivora DNA includes these proteins:
- a CDS encoding AAA family ATPase, translated as MEKQNVISLIVDNIEKVIIGKRKVIERVVISLICEGHVLIEDVPGVGKTTLISALSKSISASYNRIQFTPDVMPSDITGFSMYNPKSQEFEYKSGSIMSNIILADEINRTPPKTQSSLLEAMEEGQVTIDGNTYKLPRPFSVFATQNPIEYLGTYPLPEAQLDRFIMKVSVGYPDQKEEEFILRTYNLESPLAQLKGVATKEDIVEMQQEIKLIYISDEIRRYIVQLVSKTRKEQDVVLGASPRGSLFLMSASKAWAYYKGRHFVTPDDVQELYLPVIAHRITLRQEAKLKEITPEYILRKILRETEVPTGVNNEEK; from the coding sequence ATGGAAAAACAAAATGTGATTTCTCTAATTGTTGATAACATTGAGAAGGTTATTATTGGAAAGCGAAAAGTAATAGAAAGAGTTGTAATTTCATTAATTTGCGAAGGACATGTCCTTATAGAAGATGTGCCTGGTGTTGGAAAAACAACCTTAATTTCTGCATTATCAAAATCAATTTCAGCAAGTTACAATAGAATACAATTTACTCCTGATGTTATGCCTTCGGACATAACAGGTTTTTCAATGTATAATCCCAAATCCCAAGAATTTGAATATAAAAGTGGTTCTATTATGAGTAATATTATATTAGCGGATGAAATAAATAGAACTCCTCCAAAAACCCAGTCAAGTTTATTAGAAGCAATGGAAGAAGGTCAGGTTACTATTGACGGCAATACATATAAGTTGCCTAGACCTTTTTCTGTCTTTGCAACACAGAATCCAATCGAATATTTAGGGACTTATCCTTTGCCTGAAGCTCAGTTAGATAGATTTATAATGAAAGTTTCTGTAGGATATCCTGATCAAAAGGAAGAGGAGTTTATATTAAGGACATATAATTTAGAAAGTCCTTTAGCTCAATTAAAGGGAGTGGCAACTAAAGAGGATATTGTTGAAATGCAACAGGAAATAAAATTGATTTATATTAGTGACGAAATAAGAAGATATATCGTTCAACTCGTTTCAAAAACAAGAAAAGAGCAAGATGTTGTACTGGGGGCTAGTCCTAGAGGGTCATTGTTTTTAATGAGTGCATCAAAGGCTTGGGCCTATTATAAAGGTCGTCATTTTGTTACCCCTGATGATGTTCAGGAGCTATACTTACCTGTAATAGCTCACAGAATTACTTTAAGGCAAGAAGCCAAGTTAAAAGAAATTACCCCAGAGTACATACTAAGAAAAATACTAAGAGAAACTGAGGTGCCAACGGGGGTTAATAATGAAGAAAAATAG